A part of Aegilops tauschii subsp. strangulata cultivar AL8/78 chromosome 2, Aet v6.0, whole genome shotgun sequence genomic DNA contains:
- the LOC109741796 gene encoding putative alpha-L-fucosidase 1, with protein MSTTIALLLVHLHLLLCGHGAAAVAATATPPPLPVLPVPSYAQLQWQLSEMALFIHFGPNTFTDSEWGSGHADPAVFAPSALDAGQWARVAAEGGFGRVVLTAKHHDGFCLWPSALTDYSVAASPWRGGAGDVVGELSAAARAEGIGLGLYLSPWDRHEPVYGDTVAYNEHYMGQMTELLTRYGDVEEVWLDGAKGDDTYMDYMFDAWFALIHQLQRRVVIFSDAGPDTRWVGDEAGIAGRTCWSPFNKTVVTIGHIIPEYSQSGDQFGEEWVPAECDVSIRPGWFWHASEKPKSAVTLLDIYYKSVGRNCLLILNVPPNSSGLISDEDMQVLQEFTEIRRTIFSHNFAANATGTASSVRGGLENLQFAPSNTLRDSIYSYWAPQEGQTSWEMLFDLGRSTSFNLLQLQEPIQMGQRVIEFHVDVLLGGLWQTILEGTTIGYKRLLRFPAVDARYLKLYVDSARADPLIAFVGVFMDPFSDAYGLDHEKPSHTNSSEVIMLRRGHAAGNRSTATM; from the exons ATGTCAACCACCATCGCTTTGTTACTTGTTCACCTCCACCTACTCCTGtgcggccatggcgccgccgccgtcgcagcAACGGCGACACCGCCGCCTCTCCCGGTTCTGCCCGTCCCTTCCTACGCGCAGCTCCAGTGGCAGCTCTCCGAGATGGCCCTCTTCATCCACTTCGGGCCGAACACCTTCACGGACTCCGAGTGGGGCTCCGGCCACGCCGACCCCGCCGTGTTCGCGCCGTCCGCGCTCGACGCCGGCCAGTGGGCGCGCGTCGCGGCGGAGGGAGGGTTCGGCCGCGTGGTGCTCACGGCCAAGCACCACGACGGGTTCTGCCTCTGGCCGTCGGCGCTGACGGACTACTCGGTGGCCGCCTCGCCGTGGCGGGGTGGGGCGGGGGACGTCGTCGGCGAGCTCTCGGCCGCCGCGCGCGCGGAGGGGATCGGGCTGGGGCTGTACCTGTCGCCGTGGGACCGCCACGAGCCTGTGTACGGCGACACCGTCGCATACAATGAACACTACATGGGCCAAATGACGGAATTGCTCACCAG GTATGGAGATGTGGAGGAAGTTTGGCTTGATGGTGCAAAGGGCGACGACACGTACATGGATTACATGTTTGATGCCTGGTTTGCGCTTATCCATCAGCTCCAGCGAAGGGTGGTCATCTTCTCAGATGCTGGACCAGATACTAGATGGGTAGGAGACGAGGCGGGGATTGCGGGCCGTACTTGCTGGTCTCCTTTCAACAAGACCGTCGTGACAATTGGGCACATCATTCCTGA ATACTCACAAAGTGGGGATCAATTTGGTGAAGAATGGGTTCCTGCAGAATGTGATGTTTCCATCAGGCCAGGGTGGTTCTGGCATGCCTCAGAGAAACCAAAAAGTGCTGTAACCCTGCTTGACATATACTACAAATCAGTTGGTAGAAATTGTCTCCTCATATTGAATGTTCCTCCCAATTCATCCGGGCTTATTTCCGATGAAGATATGCAAGTCCTTCAGGAATTCACCGAGATCCGACGGACGATCTTCTCTCACAACTTTGCTGCCAATGCGACTGGCACAGCAAGCAGTGTGCGTGGTGGGTTGGAGAACCTGCAGTTTGCGCCCTCCAACACCCTCCGAGATAGCATATACTCCTACTGGGCACCACAGGAAGGGCAGACAAGCTGGGAAATGCTCTTCGACCTCGGGCGATCCACTTCCTTCAACTTGCTCCAGCTCCAGGAGCCTATCCAGATGGGACAGCGTGTGATCGAGTTCCATGTGGATGTCCTACTGGGTGGACTGTGGCAAACAATTCTTGAAGGCACGACAATTGGGTACAAGAGGCTGCTCCGGTTCCCCGCCGTCGACGCCCGGTACCTGAAGCTATATGTCGACAGTGCACGCGCAGACCCACTGATTGCATTCGTTGGTGTTTTCATGGATCCCTTCTCGGATGCATATGGGTTAGACCATGAGAAGCCATCCCATACTAATAGCAGTGAAGTCATAATGTTAAGGAGAGGCCACGCTGCTGGCAACAGGAGTACTGCTACGATGTAA
- the LOC109741795 gene encoding lysine-specific histone demethylase 1 homolog 3, which translates to MHRAAHGSASHGPRVNPRFIEQAEPLSPPPATMSDQQPPSTLLPLASLPPNPNPTPPPVPAPTLALHIPAFPSPSKRKRTGFRRKVPSAASPAPHPPVPPSAADDIIVINREPTAEAVTALTAGFPADSLTDEEIEAGVVSDVGGIEQVNYILIRNHLLTRWRETFNSWLAKESFASLIPPHCEHLLTSAYNFLVSHGHVNFGVAPAIKERLPKEPTRPNTVIVVGAGLAGLAAARHLLASGFKVIVLEGRKRCGGRVYTKKMEGGGHSAAADLGGSVLTGTFGNPLGVVAKQLGLPMHKIRDKCPLYRPDGSPVDPEVDKEVEGTYNKFLDNASHLRAAMGDVAMDISLGAALETLRQSDGGISSEEEINLFNWHIANLEYANAGLSSRLSFAFWDQDDPYDMGGDHCFLPGGNGRLVQALAENVPIVYERTVHTIRYGGDGVQVVVNGGQVYEGDMALCTVPLGVLKNGGIKFVPELPQRKLDSIKKLGFGLLNKVAMLFPHVFWSTDLDTFGHLTENPSHRGEFFLFYSYATVAGGPLLMALVAGEAAHNFETTPPTDAVSSVLQILRGIYEPQGVEVPDPLQSVCTRWGTDSFSLGSYSHVAVGASGDDYDILAESVGDGRLFFAGEATTRRYPATMHGAFITGVREAANINIHATARATKTKVVKSPSTNAQACATLLVDLFRQPDLEFGSFSVILGGKASDPKSPAILKVELGGPQKKSATEGGKKEQHHSNKSLFQQLQSHFNQQQQLFVYTLLSRQQAMELREVRGGDEMRLHYLCETLGVKLVGRKGLGPGADAVIASIKADRNSSRTKSGPSKLRVRVSKPQPSAKS; encoded by the exons ATGCACAGAGCCGCCCATGGCTCGGCCTCGCACGGCCCCCGTGTAAACCCCAGATTTATCGAGCAGGCGGAGCCgctctcgccgccgccggcgacaaTGTCCGACCAGCAGCCGCCCAGCACCCTCCTCCCCCTCGCCTCCcttcccccaaaccctaaccctacccCGCCCCCCGTACCCGCCCCCACCCTTGCCCTCCACATCCCCGCCTTCCCCAGCCCCAGCAAGCGCAAGCGCACCGGGTTCCGCCGCAAAGTCCCCTCCGCCGCCTCCCCTGCTCCTCACCCGCCAGTTCCCCCCTCCGCCGCGGACGACATCATCGTGATCAACCGGGAGCCGACAGCGGAGGCCGTCACCGCGCTCACCGCCGGGTTTCCCGCGGATTCCCTCACCGACGAGGAGATCGAGGCGGGGGTGGTCTCCGACGTGGGCGGCATCGAGCAGGTCAACTACATCCTCATCCGCAACCACCTCCTCACCAGGTGGCGCGAGACCTTCAACTCATGGCTCGCCAAGGAGTCCTTTGCCTCGCTCATCCCGCCCCACTgcgagcacctcctcacctccgCCTACAACTTCCTCGTCTCCCACGGCCACGTCAACTTCGGCGTCGCCCCCGCCATCAAGGAGCGCCTCCCCAAGGAGCCCACCAGGCCCAACACTGTCATCGTTGTCGGCGCTGGCCTTGCTGGGCTTGCCGCGGCACGGCACTTGCTGGCGTCCGGCTTTAAAGTGATTGTATTGGAGGGGCGCAAGCGGTGCGGTGGCCGCGTGTACACGAAGAAGATGGAAGGTGGTGGGCACTCAGCTGCTGCTGACCTCGGTGGCAGCGTGCTTACCGGCACATTTGGGAACCCACTCGGTGTTGTGGCTAAGCAGCTCGGCTTGCCGATGCATAAGATCAGAGACAAGTGCCCACTGTATCGGCCGGATGGGTCGCCAGTTGATCCGGAGGTGGATAAGGAAGTGGAGGGAACATATAACAAGTTTCTTGATAATGCCAGCCACCTGCGGGCGGCCATGGGGGATGTGGCGATGGATATCTCTCTTGGGGCGGCGCTTGAGACATTACGGCAGTCTGATGGGGGTATCTCCTCAGAGGAGGAGATAAACTTGTTCAATTGGCATATAGCAAATCTGGAGTACGCCAATGCAGGATTATCTTCAAGGCTTAGCTTTGCATTCTGGGACCAGGACGATCCGTATGACATGGGTGGGGATCACTGCTTCTTGCCTGGTGGCAACGGGAGGCTTGTACAGGCCCTGGCAGAGAATGTGCCCATTGTTTACGAGAGGACAGTGCACACTATACGGTATGGAGGGGATGGCGTGCAGGTGGTTGTCAATGGTGGTCAGGTGTATGAAGGGGACATGGCGCTGTGCACTGTACCACTTGGGGTTCTGAAAAATGGGGGTATCAAGTTTGTACCTGAGCTGCCACAAAGGAAGCTTGATAGTATCAAGAAACTAGGCTTTGGGTTGTTAAACAAGGTCGCGATGTTGTTTCCTCATGTTTTTTGGAGCACCGACCTTGATACCTTTGGACATCTGACTGAAAATCCAAGTCACCGAGGGGAGTTCTTTCTGTTCTATAGCTATGCAACAGTGGCTGGTGGTCCATTGTTGATGGCTTTGGTTGCTGGTGAGGCTGCCCACAACTTTGAAACCACGCCGCCAACTGATGCTGTCAGCTCTGTTCTTCAGATACTGAGGG GTATCTATGAACCACAGGGAGTTGAAGTACCAGATCCTCTACAGAGTGTTTGCACTAGATGGGGCACAGACTCTTTCAGTCTAGGTTCATATTCGCATGTTGCTGTTGGAGCATCTGGAGATGACTATGACATATTAGCCGAAAGTGTTGGAGATGGCCGATTGTTTTTTGCTGGAGAAGCCACCACAAGGCGTTACCCTGCAACGATGCATGGAGCTTTTATTACTGGCGTACGAGAAGCTGCTAACATCAATATCCATGCCACCGCCCGAGCAACAAAGACCAAAGTAGTAAAAAGCCCATCTACAAATGCTCAAGCTTGTGCTACCTTACTAGTAGACCTGTTTAGGCAACCAGACTTGGAATTTGGGAGCTTCTCTGTCATTTTAGGCGGAAAAGCCTCGGATCCCAAATCTCCAGCCATTCTGAAGGTGGAACTAGGTGGCCCTCAGAAGAAAAGTGCGACCGAAGGAGGGAAAAAAGAGCAGCACCACTCAAACAAATCGTTGTTTCAGCAGCTACAGTCACATTTCAACCAGCAGCAGCAGCTCTTTGTGTATACATTACTGTCGCGGCAGCAGGCTATGGAGCTAAGAGAGGTTAGAGGGGGTGATGAGATGAGGCTGCATTACCTCTGTGAAACACTGGGCGTGAAATTAGTTGGCAGGAAAGGTCTTGGTCCTGGGGCTGATGCTGTGATTGCTTCCATTAAGGCGGACCGGAACAGCAGTAGAACTAAATCTGGCCCCTCGAAGCTGAGAGTGCGGGTTTCTAAACCCCAACCTTCTGCTAAATCGTGA
- the LOC109741797 gene encoding thioredoxin-like 3-3, whose translation MSGEAGNRKEEARKTGLEGTGLPLPGGSHGSVRCAGSDPQLRHMLDSLKSSKASAVINYGASWCGVCNQILPPFCKFSNEFKNLTFVYAHVDECPETTQNIRYTPTFHFYRDGERVDEMFGAGEERLRDRLWLHS comes from the exons ATGAGCGGCGAGGCAGGCAATAGGAAGGAGGAAGCCAGGAAGACAGGTTTGGAGGGCACCGGACTGCCCCTTCCAGGTGGCTCCCATGGCAGCGTGCGATGCGCTGGCAGCGACCCGCAGTTGAGACACATGCTTGATTCCCTCAAATCCTCCAAGGCTTCT GCTGTGATCAACTATGGGGCCTCATG GTGCGGTGTTTGCAATCAGATTCTTCCACCCTTCTGCAAATTCAGCAACGAATTCAAGAATCTTACTTTCGTCTATGCCCATGTTGATGAGTGCCCTGAAACAACTCAGAACATACGATACACTCCGACCTTCCATTTCTACCGGGATGGAGAAAGGGTAGATGAGATGTTTGGTGCAGGGGAAGAGAGGCTACGGGATCGGTTGTGGTTGCATTCGTGA